The Triticum aestivum cultivar Chinese Spring chromosome 7B, IWGSC CS RefSeq v2.1, whole genome shotgun sequence genome window below encodes:
- the LOC123159229 gene encoding macrophage migration inhibitory factor homolog, which translates to MPQLSLSTNVPVDAVVAADILRDCSRALARIIGKPESYVTVSIDGSVPTSFAGSEEPAAYGEIMSIGGLGPGVNGKLSAALADILEAKLSISASRFYVKFDDVQGYNVGFNGTTF; encoded by the exons ATGCCGCAGCTGAGCCTGAGCACCAACGTGCCGGTggacgccgtcgtcgccgccgacaTCCTCCGGGACTGCTCCAGGGCGCTCGCCAGGATCATCGGCAAGCCAGAATCC TACGTGACGGTGTCGATCGACGGGTCGGTGCCGACGTCGTTCGCCGGGAGCGAGGAGCCCGCGGCGTACGGGGAGATCATGTCCATCGGGGGCCTGGGTCCCGGCGTCAACGGCAAGCTCAGCGCCGCCCTCGCCGACATCCTCGAGGCCAAGCTCTCCATCAGCGCCAGCAGGTTCTACGTCAAGTTCGACGATGTCCAG GGGTACAATGTGGGCTTCAACGGAACCACGTTCTAA
- the LOC123156820 gene encoding mitogen-activated protein kinase 4 → MWAGRRVYIGRPHEAFLIIFLSLPRVPSLAARPFAVPERHPSIAISSSPLPQVQWSYVRAYVRSFLPSFPEIKNRQRALLLGRPLPLPPSPRALPTPFLPRSRTCSASPDPPPTLLLPRPEKMAMMVDPPNGMGNHGKHYYTMWQTMFEIDTKYVPIKPIGRGAYGIVCSSINQETNEKVAIKKINNVFDNRVDALRTLRELKLLRHLRHENVIALKDIMMPIHRRSFKDVYLVSELMDTDLHQIVKSSQPLSNDHCQYFLFQLLRGLKYLHSAGILHRDLKPGNLLVNANCDLKICDFGLARTNNTKGQFMTEYVVTRWYRAPELLLCCDNYGTSIDVWSVGCIFAELLGRKPIFPGTECLNQLKLIVNVLGTMSETDLAFIDNPKARNYIKSLPYTPGMPLSIMYPHAHPLAIDLLQKMLVFDPSKRISVTQALEHPYMSPLYDPSANPPAQVPIDLDIDENIGTDMIREMLWQEMLQYHPEAARMVNM, encoded by the exons ATGTGGGCAGGGCGGCGGGTATATATAGGGCGGCCACATGAGGCCTTCCTCATCATCTTCCTCAGCCTGCCGCGTGTTCCATCGCTAGCTGCCCGCCCCTTCGCTGTACCTGAGCGGCACCCATCCATCGCCATCTCCTCGTCACCACTCCCACAAGTCCAGTGGAGCTACGTGCGTGCGTACGTtcgttccttccttccttccttccccgaAATAAAAAATAGACAGAGAGCCCTCCTGCTCGGTCGCCCTCTGCCCCTGCCTCCGTCTCCGCGTGCGCTCCCCACCCCCTTCCTCCCCCGCTCCCGGACGTGCTCTGCTTCTCCAGATCCGccgccgacgctgctgctgccgcgTCCTGAG AAAATGGCGATGATGGTGGATCCCCCGAATGGCATGGGAAACCACGGGAAGCACTACTACACCATGTGGCAGACCATGTTCGAGATCGACACCAAGTACGTGCCGATCAAGCCCATCGGGAGAGGAGCCTACGGGATAGTTTGCTCCTCGATCAACCAGGAGACCAACGAAAAGGTCGCCATCAAGAAGATAAACAACGTCTTTGACAACCGCGTGGATGCGCTGAGGACGCTGCGCGAGCTGAAGCTCCTTCGGCACCTGCGCCATGAGAATGTCATTGCCTTGAAGGATATAATGATGCCGATACATAGGAGGAGCTTCAAGGATGTCTACTTGGTCTCCGAGCTCATGGACACGGATCTGCATCAGATAGTCAAGTCGTCTCAGCCGCTGTCCAATGACCACTGCCAGTATTTCCTTTTTCAG CTGCTCCGAGGACTGAAGTACCTTCATTCAGCGGGGATACTCCATAGAGACCTGAAGCCTGGGAACCTTCTGGTCAATGCGAACTGTGACCTGAAGATCTGTGACTTTGGTCTGGCTCGCACAAATAACACTAAAGGTCAGTTTATGACCGAATACGTTGTCACCCGCTGGTACAGAGCTCCCGAGCTGCTCCTCTGCTGCGACAACTATGGCACCTCCATAGATGTCTGGTCTGTTGGCTGCATCTTTGCTGAGCTACTTGGCCGCAAGCCGATCTTTCCAGGAACCGAGTGCCTTAATCAGCTTAAGCTTATAGTCAATGTTCTTGGCACCATGAGCGAAACTGACCTTGCGTTCATTGACAACCCAAAAGCTCGCAACTACATTAAATCCCTTCCATACACCCCGGGGATGCCCCTCAGTATCATGTACCCGCACGCCCATCCTCTTGCCATTGATCTGTTGCAGAAGATGCTTGTCTTTGACCCTTCCAAGAGGATCAGTGTCACCCAGGCTCTGGAGCACCCCTACATGTCCCCGCTGTATGATCCCAGCGCAAACCCTCCTGCTCAGGTGCCCATCGATCTCGACATAGATGAAAACATTGGCACAGATATGATCCGAGAAATGTTGTGGCAGGAGATGCTCCAGTATCACCCTGAGGCCGCCAGGATGGTGAATATGTGA